A genome region from Conger conger chromosome 16, fConCon1.1, whole genome shotgun sequence includes the following:
- the LOC133115440 gene encoding uncharacterized protein LOC133115440: TAAPTTTAAPTTTAAQTTTEALTTTVATTTPAALPIIAAPSTTAAPTTTAASTTTETPTTTVAQTTTEALTTTAAPTTTASPTTTVAPRTTEVLTTTSATTTTETLTTTAAPTTTEALTTTAAPTTTEALTTTAAPTTTEAPTTTAVPTTTAAPTTTVAPRTTEALTTTAASTTTQVLTTTSDTTTTEALTTTAAPTTTEALSTTAATTTTEALTTTVAPTTTEALATTVAPTTTEALTTTAAPTTTEALTTTAAPT, encoded by the coding sequence actgcagcccccacaacaactgcagccccgactacaactgcagctcaaacaacaactgaagccctgactacaactgtagccACAACAACACCTGCAGCCCTTCCAATAATTGCAGCTCCCTCTACAACTGCAGCACCGACAACAACAGCAGCCTccactacaactgaaacccccactacaactgttgctcaaacaacaactgaagccctgactacaactgcagcccccacaacaactgcatcccccacaacaactgtagcccccagaACAACTGAAGTCTTGACTACAACGTCAGCCACCACTACAACTGAAACCttgacaacaactgcagcccccacaacaactgaagccctgactacaactgcagcccccacaacaactgaagccctgactacaactgcagcccccacaacaactgaagccccgactacaactgcagtacccacaacaactgcagcccccacaacaactgtagcccccagaACAACTGAAgccttgactacaactgcagcctccaCAACAACTCAAGTCTTGACTACAACGTCAGAcaccactacaactgaagccctgactacaactgcagcccccacaacaactgaagccctgagtACAACTGCAGCcaccacaacaactgaagctctgactacaactgtagcccccacaacaactgaagccttggctacaactgtagcccccacaacaactgaagccctgactacaactgcagcccccacaacaactgaagccctgactacaactgcagcccccaca
- the LOC133115436 gene encoding uncharacterized protein LOC133115436 yields TEALTTTAAPTTTEALTTTAAPTTTEAPTTTAVPTTTEALTTTAAPTTTEALTTTAAPTTTEAPTTTAAPTTTAAPTTTAAQTTTEALTTTVATTTPAALPIIAAPSTTAAPTTTAASTTTETPTTTVAQTTTEALTTTAAPTTTASPTTTVAPRTTEALTTTAASTTTQVLTTTSATTTTEALTTTAAPTTTEALTTTAAPTTTEALTTTAAPTTTEAPTTTAVPTTTAAPTTTVAPRTTEVLTTTSDTTTTEALTTTAAPTTTEALSTTVAPTTTEALTTTAAPTTTEAPTTTAAPTTTAALTTTAAQTTTEAPT; encoded by the coding sequence actgaagccctgactacaactgcagcccccacaacaactgaagccctgactacaactgcagcccccactacaactgaagccccgactacaactgcagtccccacaacaactgaagccctgactacaactgcagcccccacaacaactgaagccctgactacaactgcagcccccacaacaactgaagccccgactacaactgcagcccccacaacaactgcagccccgactacaactgcagctcaaacaacaactgaagccctgactacaactgtagccACAACAACACCTGCAGCCCTTCCAATAATTGCAGCTCCCTCTACAACTGCAGCACCGACAACAACAGCAGCCTccactacaactgaaacccccactacaactgttgctcaaacaacaactgaagccctgactacaactgcagcccccacaacaactgcatcccccacaacaactgtagcccccagaACAACTGAAgccttgactacaactgcagcctccaCAACAACTCAAGTCTTGACTACAACGTCAGCcaccactacaactgaagccttgactacaactgcagcccccacaacaactgaagccctgactacaactgcagcccccacaacaactgaagccctgactacaactgcagcccccacaacaactgaagccccgactacaactgcagtacccacaacaactgcagcccccacaacaactgtagcccccagaACAACTGAAGTCTTGACTACAACGTCAGAcaccactacaactgaagccctgactacaactgcagcccccacaacaactgaagccctgagtacaactgtagcccccacaacaactgaagccctgactacaactgcagcccccacaacaactgaagccccgactacaactgcagcccccacaacaactgcagccctgactacaactgcagctcaaacaacaactgaagccccgact
- the LOC133114209 gene encoding mucin-2-like, translated as AIPTTTVAPTTTVVPTTTAPQTTTAAPTTTESPTTTAVPTTTVSPTTTVAPTTTEVPTTTAVPTTTVAPTTTAVPTTTEVPTTTAPPTTTVAPTTTVVPTTTAPQTTTAAPTTTESPTTTAPPTTTVASTTTVIPTTTEVPTTTAVPTTTVAPTTTAVPTTTEVPTTTAPPTTTVAPTTTVVPTTTAPQTTTATRAPTTAALPTTTVAPTTTVVPTTTALPTTTATPTTTESRTTTAVPTTTVTPTTTVVPTTTAVPTTTAPPTTTAAPTTTETSTTTAVLTTTVVPTTTALPTTTAAPTTTAAPTTTAVRTTTVAPTTTVVPTTTARPTTTAAPTTTESPTTTAVPTTTVTPTTTVVPTTTAPPTTTAAPTTTAVLTTTIAPTTTAVSTTTEVPTTTAPPTTTVVPTTTVVPTTTAPPTTTAPPTNTAAPTTTETLTTTAVPTTTVSPTTTVAPTTTEVPTTTAVPTTTVAPTTTAVPTTTEVPTTTAPPTTTVAPTTTVVPTTTAPQTTTAAPTTTESPTTTAPPTTTVASTTTVIPTTTARPRTTAAPTTTESPTTTAVLTTTVTPTTTVVPTTTAPPTTTAAPTTTAVLTTTIAPTTTAVST; from the exons gcaataccgacaacaactgtagccccaactacaactgtagtccccactacaactgcaccccagacaacaactgcagctccaactacaacagaatcccccactacaactgcagtaccGACAACAACTGTGagcccaactacaactgtagccccgactacaactgaagtccccactacaactgcagtaccgacaacaactgtagccccaactacaactgcagtcCCCACTACTACTGAagtccccactacaactgcacccccgacaacaactgtagccccaactacaactgtagtccccactacaactgcaccccagacaacaactgcagctccaactacaacagaatcccccactacaactgcaccccCGACAACAACTGTAGCCTCAACTACAACTGTAatccccactacaactgaagtccccactacaactgcagtaccgacaacaactgtagccccaactacaactgcagtcCCCACTACTACTGAagtccccactacaactgcacccccgacaacaactgtagccccaACAACAACTGTagtccccactacaactgcaccccagacaacaactgca ACAAGAGCCCCCACTACAGCTGCATTACCgacaacaactgtagccccgactacaactgtagtccccactacaactgcactcCCGACAACAACTGCAACTCCAACTACAACAGAATCCCGCACGACAACTGCAGTACCGACAACAACTGTaaccccaactacaactgtagtccccactacaactgcagtccccactacaactgcacctccgacaacaactgcagctccaactactaCAGAAACTTCCACTACAACAGCAGTACTAACAACAACTGTagtccccactacaactgcactcccgacaacaactgcagctcccactacaacagcagcccccactacaactgcagtacggacaacaactgtagccccgactacaactgtagtccccactacaactgcacgcccgacaacaactgcagctccaacaacaacagaatcccccactacaactgcagtaccGACAACAACTGTaaccccaactacaactgtagtccccactacaactgcacctccgacaacaactgcagctccaactactaCAGCAGTACTAACAACAACTAtagccccaactacaactgcagtctccactacaactgaagtccccactacaactgcacccccgacaacaactgttgtcccaactacaactgtagtccccactacaactgcaccccCGACAACAACTGCACCCCCGACAaacactgcagctccaactacaacaGAAACCCtcactacaactgcagtaccGACAACAACTGTGagcccaactacaactgtagccccgactacaactgaagtccccactacaactgcagtaccgacaacaactgtagccccaactacaactgcagtcCCCACTACTACTGAagtccccactacaactgcacccccgacaacaactgtagccccaactacaactgtagtccccactacaactgcaccccagacaacaactgcagctccaactacaacagaatcccccactacaactgcaccccCGACAACAACTGTAGCCTCAACTACAACTGTAatccccactacaactgcacgCCCGAgaacaactgcagctccaacaacaacagaatcccccactacaactgcagtactGACAACAACTGTaaccccaactacaactgtagtccccactacaactgcacctccgacaacaactgcagctccaactactaCAGCAGTACTAACAACAACTAtagccccaactacaactgcagtctccact
- the LOC133115425 gene encoding mucin-2-like, with amino-acid sequence TAAPTTTEALTTTAAPTTTEALTTTAAPTTTEAPTTTAVPTTTAAPTTTVAPRKTEALTTTAASTTTQVLTTTSDTTTTEALTTTAAPTTTEALTTTAAPTTTEAPTTTAAPTTTAAPTTTAAQTTTEAPTTTAAPTTTASPTTIVAPRTTEALTTTAASTTTQVLTTTSATTTTEALTTTAAPTTTASPTTTIAPRTTEALTTTAASTTTQVLTTTSATTTTEALTTTAAPTTTATEALTTTAAPTTTEALTTTAAPTTNEALTTTAAPTTTEAPTTTAVPTTTAAPTTTVAPRTTEALTTTAASTTTQVLTTTSATTTTEALTTTAAPTTTEALSTTAATTTTEALTTTAAPTTTEALTTTAAPTTTEALTTTAAPTTTEALTTTAAPTTTEALTTTAAPTTTEALPIIAAPSTTVAPTTTAASTTTETPTTTAAPTTTEATPTTTTTTASTTTTVAPTTTEAQTTTAAPTTTAAPTTAEAPTTTEAQTTTAAPTTTEALTTTVAP; translated from the exons actgcagcccccacaacaactgaagccctgactacaactgcagcccccacaacaactgaagccctgactacaactgcagcccccacaacaactgaagccccgactacaactgcagtacccacaacaactgcagcccccacaacaactgtagcccccagaAAAACTGAAgccttgactacaactgcagcctccaCAACAACTCAAGTCTTGACTACAACGTCAGAcaccactacaactgaagccctgactacaactgcagcccccacaacaactgaagccctgactacaactgcagcccccacaacaactgaagccccgactacaactgcagcccccacaacaactgcagccccgactacaactgcagctcaaacaacaactgaagccccgactacaactgcagcccccacaacaactgcatcccCCACAACAATTGTAGCCCCCAGAACAACTGAAgccttgactacaactgcagcctccaCAACAACTCAAGTCTTGACTACAACGTCAGCcaccactacaactgaagccctgactacaactgcagcccccacaacaactgcatcccCCACAACAACTATAGCCCCCAGAACAACTGAAgccttgactacaactgcagcctccaCAACAACTCAAGTCTTGACTACAACGTCAGCcaccactacaactgaagccctgactacaactgcagcccccacaacaactgc aactgaagccctgactacaactgcagcccccacaacaactgaagccctgactacaactgcagcccccacaacaaatgaagccctgactacaactgcagcccccacaacaactgaagccccgactacaactgcagtacccacaacaactgcagcccccacaacaactgtagcccccagaACAACTGAAgccttgactacaactgcagcctccaCAACAACTCAAGTCTTGACTACAACGTCAGCcaccactacaactgaagccctgactacaactgcagcccccacaacaactgaagccctgagtACAACTGCAGCcaccacaacaactgaagctctgactacaactgcagcccccacaacaactgaagccctgactacaactgcagcccccacaacaactgaagccttgactacaactgcagcccccacaacaactgaagccctgactacaactgcagcccccacaacaactgaagccctgactacaactgcagcccccacaacaactgaagcccttcCAATAATTGCAGCTCCCTCTACAACTGTAGCACCGACAACAACAGCAGCCTccactacaactgaaacccccactacaactgcagctcccacaacaactgaagccacGCCTACaactactacaactacagccTCGACtacaacaactgtagcccccacaacaactgaagcccaaacaacaactgcagcccccactacaactgcagccccaactaCAGCTGAAGCCCcgacaacaactgaagcccaaacaacaactgcagcccccactaccactGAAGCTctgactacaactgtagccccc
- the LOC133114210 gene encoding mucin-2-like, which yields TTQVLTTTSATTTTEALTTTAAPTTTASPTTTVAPRTTEALTTTAASTTTQVLTTTSATTTTEALTTTAAPTTTEALTTTAAPTTTETPTTTVAQTTTEALTTTAAPTTTASPTTTVAPRTTEALTTTAASTTTQVLTTTSATTTTEALTTTAAPTTTEALTTTAAPTTTEALTTTAAPTTTEAPTTTAVPTTTAAPTTTVAPRKTEALTTTAASTTTQVLTTTSDTTTTEALTTTAAPTTTEALTTTAAPTTTEAPTTTAAPTTTAAPTTTAAQTTTEAPTTTAAPTTTAEALTTTAAPTTTASPTTTIAPRTTEALTTTAASTTTQVLTTTSATTTTEALTTTAAPTTTASPTTTVAPRTTEALTTTAASTTTQVLTTTSATTTTEALTTTAAPTTTEALTTTAAPTTNEALTTTAAPTTTEAPTTTAVPTTTAAPTTTIAPRTTEALTTTAASTTTQVLTTTTTEALTTTAASTTTQVLTTTSATTTTEALTTTAAPTTTASPTTTVAPRTTEALTTTAASTTTQVLTTTSATTTTEALTTTAAPTTTEALTTTAAPTTTETPTTTVAQTTTEALTTTAAPTTTASPTTTVAPRTTEALTTTAASTTTQVLTTTSATTTTEALTTTAAPTTTEALTTTAAPTTTEALTTTAAPTTTEAPTTTAVPTTTAAPTTTVAPRKTEALTTTAASTTTQVLTTTSDTTTTEALTTTAAPTTTEALTTTAAPTTTEAPTTTAAPTTTAAPTTTAAQTTTEAPTTTAAPTTTASPTTIVAPRTTEALTTTAASTTTQVLTTTSATTTTEALTTTAAPTTTASPTTTVAPRTTEALTTTAASTTTQVLTTTSATTTTEALTTTAA from the exons ACAACTCAAGTCTTGACTACAACGTCAGCcaccactacaactgaagccctgactacaactgcagcccccacaacaactgcatcccccacaacaactgtagcccccagaACAACTGAAgccttgactacaactgcagcctccaCAACAACTCAAGTCTTGACTACAACGTCAGCcaccactacaactgaagccctgactacaactgcagcccccacaacaactgaagccctgactacaactgcagcccccacaacaactgagacccccactacaactgttgctcaaacaacaactgaagccctgactacaactgcagcccccacaacaactgcatcccccacaacaactgtagcccccagaACAACTGAAgccttgactacaactgcagcctccaCAACAACTCAAGTCTTGACTACAACGTCAGCcaccactacaactgaagccctgactacaactgcagcccccacaacaactgaagccctgactacaactgcagcccccacaacaactgaagccctgactacaactgcagcccccacaacaactgaagccccgactacaactgcagtacccacaacaactgcagcccccacaacaactgtagcccccagaAAAACTGAAgccttgactacaactgcagcctccaCAACAACTCAAGTCTTGACTACAACGTCAGAcaccactacaactgaagccctgactacaactgcagcccccacaacaactgaagccctgactacaactgcagcccccacaacaactgaagccccgactacaactgcagcccccacaacaactgcagccccgactacaactgcagctcaaacaacaactgaagccccgactacaactgcagcccccacaacaactgc tgaagccctgactacaactgcagcccccacaacaactgcatcccCCACAACAACTATAGCCCCCAGAACAACTGAAgccttgactacaactgcagcctccaCAACAACTCAAGTCTTGACTACAACGTCAGCcaccactacaactgaagccctgactacaactgcagcccccacaacaactgcatcccccacaacaactgtagcccccagaACAACTGAAgccttgactacaactgcagcctccaCAACAACTCAAGTCTTGACTACAACGTCAGCcaccactacaactgaagccctgactacaactgcagcccccacaacaactgaagccctgactacaactgcagcccccacaacaaatgaagccctgactacaactgcagcccccacaacaactgaagccccgactacaactgcagtacccacaacaactgcagcccccacaacaactatAGCCCCCAGAACAACTGAAgccttgactacaactgcagcctccaCAACAACTCAAGTCTTGACTACAAC aACAACTGAAgccttgactacaactgcagcctccaCAACAACTCAAGTCTTGACTACAACGTCAGCcaccactacaactgaagccctgactacaactgcagcccccacaacaactgcatcccccacaacaactgtagcccccagaACAACTGAAgccttgactacaactgcagcctccaCAACAACTCAAGTCTTGACTACAACGTCAGCcaccactacaactgaagccctgactacaactgcagcccccacaacaactgaagccctgactacaactgcagcccccacaacaactgaaacccccactacaactgttgctcaaacaacaactgaagccctgactacaactgcagcccccacaacaactgcatcccccacaacaactgtagcccccagaACAACTGAAgccttgactacaactgcagcctccaCAACAACTCAAGTCTTGACTACAACGTCAGCcaccactacaactgaagccctgactacaactgcagcccccacaacaactgaagccctgactacaactgcagcccccacaacaactgaagccctgactacaactgcagcccccacaacaactgaagccccgactacaactgcagtacccacaacaactgcagcccccacaacaactgtagcccccagaAAAACTGAAgccttgactacaactgcagcctccaCAACAACTCAAGTCTTGACTACAACGTCAGAcaccactacaactgaagccctgactacaactgcagcccccacaacaactgaagccctgactacaactgcagcccccacaacaactgaagccccgactacaactgcagcccccacaacaactgcagccccgactacaactgcagctcaaacaacaactgaagccccgactacaactgcagcccccacaacaactgcatcccCCACAACAATTGTAGCCCCCAGAACAACTGAAgccttgactacaactgcagcctccaCAACAACTCAAGTCTTGACTACAACGTCAGCcaccactacaactgaagccctgactacaactgcagcccccacaacaactgcatcccccacaacaactgtagcccccagaACAACTGAAgccttgactacaactgcagcctccaCAACAACTCAAGTCTTGACTACAACGTCAGCcaccactacaactgaagccctgactacaactgcagcc